The Henckelia pumila isolate YLH828 chromosome 2, ASM3356847v2, whole genome shotgun sequence genome includes a window with the following:
- the LOC140884656 gene encoding uncharacterized protein — MVVGNGQIAKVSGICTQVGHATDMCPTLQEDFAKQVNAAERFPGPPQQKYDPYSNTYNQGWRDHPNLRYGNPQANPPGTQAPQHNQSYRPPYPPPQRPQIPTPGESLENIVQNLATNTLAFQQDTQTSIQNLNTQMGQLAAAISKLEAQNFSRLPSQTVVNPKENVSAITFRSGKELQIQDGSVKEPIEIEGDKEAKVEESEPIPKEALRALKDSRKNEGIKELYKTFRRCEVNIPLLDAIKQMADRSTIFPTGFLEDVLVEVGDLIFPADFYVLDMKSNELNSPILLGRPFLKTSKSIINVDNGNLTMEFDGKIAKFDIFDTLKIPARESVVNILVMPTEISTAKIFVSDMQVPKAATKYPPDNAKRMPMRKEKRGQGASTSKKLTQQMLGTKFSGKFFKWVKVDKGTRFKPP, encoded by the exons atggttgtagggaatggacaaattGCTAAGGTATCTGGAATTTGCACTCAAGTGGGACATGCAACAGACATGTGTCCCACTCTTCAAGAGGATTTTGCGAAACAAGTCAATGCAGCTGAAAGATTTCCAGGACCACCTCAACAGAAGTATGATCCTTACTCCAACACGTACAATCAAGGTTGGAGGGATCATCCGAACCTCAGATATGGAAATCCACAAGCGAATCCACCTGGAACTCAAGCACCACAGCACAATCAATCTTATAGGCCGCCATACCCTCCACCACAGCGCCCTCAGATTCCTACGCCAGGTGAGTCTCTTGAAAACATAGTTCAGAATCTTGCCACTAATACTTTGGCTTTTCAACAGGACACCCAGACGAGcatccaaaacttaaatacCCAAATGGGGCAGCTCGCTGCAGCAATTAGCAAGTTGGAAGCACAAAATTTCAGTCGTTTGCCTTCACAAACAGTGGTGAATCCGAAGGAGAACGTGAGTGCTATTACATTTAGGAGTGGAAAGGAGCTGCAGATTCAAGATGGATCGGTCAAAGAACCAATAGAGATTGAAGGGGACAAAGAAGCTAAGGTGGAGGAGAGTGAGCCCATTCCTAAAGAAGCGCTGAGAG CTTTAAAGGACTCTAGGAAAAATGAGGGGATTAAGGAGCTCTAtaaaacttttcgtagatgcgaGGTAAACATTCCActgctagatgctattaagcaa ATGGCTGATCGATCTACTATTTTTCCAACGGGTTTTTTAGAAGATGTCTTAGTAGAAGTTGGTGATTTGATTTTTCCTGCTGATTTCTATGTTCTTGACATGAAAAGTAATGAAttgaatagtcctattttgttaggaagaccatttttgaaaacttctaaGTCTATAATAAATGTTGATAACGGTAATCTCACGATGGAATTCGATGGAAAAATTgctaaatttgatatttttgataccctgaAAATTCCTGCCcgtgaaagtgttgttaatatTCTTGTAATGCCTACTGAAATCTCCACTGCTAAAATTTTTGTCTCTGATATGCAGGTACCTAAAGCCGCGACAAAATATCCTCCTGATAACGCGAAAAGGATGCCCATGAGAAAAGAGAAACGGGGTCAAGGAGCTAGCACCTCCAAGAAATTGACGCAGCAAATGCTTGGGACCAAAttttctggaaaattctttaaatgggtgaaggtggacaaaGGAACCAGATTTAAACCACCCTGA